Proteins co-encoded in one Aerococcaceae bacterium DSM 111021 genomic window:
- a CDS encoding DUF4430 domain-containing protein has product MKKFIKLITLPTLALLLVACQSTPEEQPVESAPAESVEQVSTEDVSGEEQTEGAEESGEEQASEETDTEGTDNGEATTEEGQSDTEDTEEASETAATFAFYVAGEEAPIAEFSVEDAEGLSVLEALESNEDITFNFNETEGVVDAIEGYENDYSVGNTWTYVYNGEYAQLGVISQTLEAGDEIDWYFGTIDEIPINVVVE; this is encoded by the coding sequence ATGAAAAAATTTATCAAATTAATTACTCTACCTACTTTAGCATTGCTACTAGTAGCGTGTCAAAGTACACCTGAAGAGCAACCTGTAGAAAGTGCGCCAGCTGAATCAGTGGAACAAGTATCAACTGAAGATGTATCTGGTGAAGAGCAAACAGAAGGTGCTGAAGAATCTGGTGAAGAACAAGCTTCAGAAGAGACAGATACTGAAGGTACAGACAATGGCGAAGCTACAACTGAAGAAGGGCAATCTGACACTGAAGATACAGAAGAAGCTAGCGAAACAGCTGCTACATTTGCATTCTACGTAGCTGGAGAAGAAGCGCCTATTGCAGAATTCTCAGTGGAAGATGCAGAAGGCTTAAGCGTTTTAGAAGCTTTAGAGTCTAACGAAGATATTACATTCAACTTCAATGAAACAGAAGGTGTCGTTGATGCTATCGAAGGTTACGAAAATGACTATAGTGTTGGTAATACTTGGACTTACGTATACAATGGTGAATATGCACAACTTGGTGTTATTTCTCAAACTTTAGAAGCTGGAGACGAAATTGATTGGTACTTTGGTACAATCGACGAAATCCCAATAAACGTAGTAGTAGAATAA
- the zwf gene encoding glucose-6-phosphate dehydrogenase, whose protein sequence is MSKVEVGGLIVLFGATGDLAERQLYPAFHQLYQRGQLTQEFAIIGAARTQLTENEFKEHVRKAVEAGGNYTKFEESFLDHIYYQPADNTKVGDFEKLMTKIKEVSTTHNTDERYLYYYSIAPSIYDETTVNLKDSGITGLTGEHRVVVEKPFGYSFESAKEYYDILKKSFSEDEIYLIDHFPGMDFVQNIMATRFYNPFIEGMWNKDFIENIQINLPERLEVGDRGAFYDENGALLDMFQNHILQILSFIIMDLPNEFEKDAIHNAKHAALSNIPTFTKDEVKEYVVRGQYSADSEGEYKHYRDETDVAKDSHTETYIAIQLSVDNERWQGVPVYVRTGKALVEQFSSVDIILKERNGDSQDTPSRMTFYIEPGKGLSLVLNQKDISSDMQPITTFIGPDEKNFSEEYIPSPYENLLHDALEGDNTLFSSWSEVQEQWRITDAIKEAWSNMSEPVFPNYQATSFGPSSADRLLSRNNHEWIKRVNLKE, encoded by the coding sequence ATGTCTAAAGTTGAAGTAGGTGGACTTATTGTCTTGTTTGGAGCGACAGGTGATCTAGCTGAAAGACAATTATATCCGGCATTTCATCAATTGTACCAAAGAGGCCAACTAACACAAGAGTTTGCGATCATCGGTGCAGCTCGAACGCAACTAACTGAAAATGAATTTAAAGAGCATGTTAGAAAAGCAGTTGAAGCGGGTGGGAATTATACTAAATTTGAAGAGTCTTTTTTAGACCATATATATTACCAACCGGCAGATAATACAAAAGTTGGGGATTTTGAAAAGCTAATGACCAAAATTAAAGAAGTATCAACAACACACAATACGGATGAACGGTATCTATATTATTATTCGATTGCTCCAAGTATTTATGATGAGACGACGGTAAATTTAAAAGATTCAGGAATTACTGGCCTGACTGGTGAGCATCGTGTCGTCGTTGAAAAACCATTTGGATACAGTTTTGAGTCAGCAAAAGAATATTATGATATTTTGAAAAAATCATTCTCAGAAGATGAAATCTATTTAATTGACCATTTCCCTGGAATGGACTTTGTTCAAAATATAATGGCAACACGTTTTTATAATCCATTTATAGAAGGTATGTGGAATAAAGACTTTATTGAAAATATTCAGATTAATTTACCTGAACGACTTGAAGTAGGTGATAGAGGAGCCTTTTATGATGAGAATGGGGCACTATTAGATATGTTTCAAAATCATATTCTTCAGATTCTGTCTTTTATCATTATGGACTTACCCAATGAATTTGAAAAAGATGCGATACATAATGCGAAGCATGCTGCATTAAGTAACATACCTACATTTACAAAAGATGAAGTAAAAGAATATGTAGTACGAGGGCAATATTCAGCGGATTCAGAAGGTGAGTATAAACATTATCGGGATGAGACAGATGTTGCAAAAGATAGTCATACTGAAACATATATCGCGATACAATTATCAGTTGATAATGAGCGTTGGCAAGGCGTTCCAGTATATGTGCGTACCGGAAAAGCATTAGTCGAACAATTTTCTTCGGTTGATATTATATTGAAAGAAAGAAATGGCGACTCGCAAGACACACCAAGTCGGATGACGTTTTATATTGAGCCAGGTAAAGGTCTATCGTTAGTTCTCAACCAAAAAGATATATCGTCAGATATGCAGCCCATCACAACTTTTATAGGGCCAGATGAAAAGAACTTTAGTGAGGAGTACATTCCAAGTCCTTATGAGAACCTTTTACATGATGCGCTGGAAGGGGATAATACATTATTCAGTTCATGGTCTGAAGTACAAGAGCAATGGCGTATAACCGATGCGATTAAAGAAGCATGGAGTAATATGTCGGAGCCAGTATTTCCGAATTACCAAGCAACTTCATTTGGGCCTAGTAGTGCAGATCGATTACTCTCGAGAAATAATCATGAGTGGATTAAGCGAGTGAATTTAAAAGAATAA
- the pta gene encoding phosphate acetyltransferase, producing MDMFKSLSQKIEGKDVKIVYPEATDPRVLGAALRLKSDQLVEPILLGNPDEVQAVAEERNWNIGGMIVIDPNNYDEFDAMVASFVERRKGKNTEEQAREMLRDNAYFGTMLVYMDLADGLVCGAQYSTGDTVRPALQIIKTRPGVKLTSGAFVMVPPNNDGNRLIFADCAININPDAQSLAEIAVESAMTAKMFDIDPKVALLSFSTKGSAASPEVDKVAEATRIAKELAPDLALDGELQFDAAYIEAVADKKAPESNVAGKANVFVFPEIQSGNIGYKIAQRLGNYQAVGPILQGLNKPVSDLSRGCIEEDVYKVSIITANQAIM from the coding sequence ATGGATATGTTTAAATCTTTATCACAAAAAATCGAAGGAAAAGACGTTAAAATTGTTTATCCTGAAGCTACTGATCCGCGTGTTTTAGGAGCAGCATTACGTCTAAAGTCTGATCAATTAGTAGAGCCAATTTTATTAGGTAACCCGGATGAAGTTCAAGCGGTAGCAGAGGAACGTAACTGGAATATCGGTGGAATGATTGTTATCGATCCTAATAATTATGATGAATTTGATGCAATGGTTGCTTCATTTGTAGAACGTCGTAAAGGTAAAAATACTGAAGAGCAAGCACGTGAAATGCTACGTGACAATGCTTACTTCGGAACGATGTTAGTATACATGGACCTTGCCGACGGTTTAGTATGTGGAGCACAATACTCAACGGGTGATACAGTTCGTCCAGCACTACAAATCATCAAAACTCGCCCAGGTGTTAAATTAACAAGTGGAGCGTTCGTAATGGTGCCACCTAACAATGATGGTAACCGTTTAATCTTTGCTGACTGTGCAATTAATATTAACCCAGATGCACAATCATTAGCTGAAATCGCAGTAGAGAGTGCAATGACAGCTAAAATGTTCGATATCGATCCTAAAGTTGCTTTATTAAGCTTCTCAACTAAAGGTTCAGCAGCGTCTCCCGAAGTTGATAAAGTAGCTGAAGCAACAAGAATCGCTAAAGAATTAGCACCTGACTTAGCTCTTGATGGTGAATTACAATTTGATGCAGCTTATATCGAAGCAGTTGCAGACAAAAAAGCACCAGAATCAAATGTTGCTGGTAAAGCAAACGTCTTCGTATTCCCAGAAATCCAATCAGGGAACATCGGATACAAGATTGCTCAACGTTTAGGTAACTACCAAGCAGTTGGACCAATCTTACAAGGTTTAAACAAACCAGTATCTGATTTATCTCGTGGTTGTATCGAAGAAGACGTATACAAAGTATCAATTATTACTGCCAACCAAGCAATTATGTAA
- a CDS encoding DUF4349 domain-containing protein, with translation MKKRKMFALLILAFILVACESVTQTTDTYQEPNYTTEMAVDNEVSVNREQSNENRDVIYTASVNYQTINYNDAKQGINEIIEANDGYIQYQDESVNEYSYTESSQTLTNLYMIIRVPQENYEQILEQFEANDQAQLMKLSRGSQDVTQQVQDIEIRIESIESRIDRLNELNDQAESIADLIEIQAALEEAIAERDILIADQTAISGEIDNATINLNLQEVIELSDRSDSQLTFWDRIVSAFNETWENSIDAFQWGILTLIFLIPYIIVILIILLIIRFILRPLFRKIKSALPKRKEKTISRTNENENNNNTE, from the coding sequence ATGAAAAAAAGGAAGATGTTTGCCTTATTAATATTGGCATTCATACTAGTCGCATGTGAATCAGTCACTCAAACAACAGATACTTATCAAGAGCCAAATTATACAACAGAAATGGCTGTAGATAATGAAGTAAGCGTAAACCGTGAACAATCAAATGAAAATCGAGACGTCATTTACACAGCCTCAGTCAATTATCAAACAATCAATTATAATGATGCAAAGCAAGGTATCAATGAAATTATCGAAGCGAATGATGGCTACATTCAGTACCAAGATGAATCGGTGAATGAATATAGCTACACAGAAAGTAGTCAAACACTGACTAATTTATACATGATTATTCGAGTACCCCAAGAAAATTACGAGCAGATTCTAGAGCAATTTGAAGCAAATGACCAAGCACAATTAATGAAACTATCACGCGGTTCTCAAGATGTAACACAACAAGTACAAGATATAGAGATACGCATTGAATCAATTGAATCCCGTATTGATAGATTGAACGAACTAAATGATCAAGCTGAATCGATCGCTGATTTAATCGAGATTCAAGCAGCACTTGAAGAAGCAATTGCTGAGCGTGATATTTTAATCGCAGATCAAACAGCTATTTCGGGAGAAATAGATAATGCAACAATCAATTTGAATTTACAAGAAGTTATCGAGTTGTCCGATCGAAGTGATAGTCAACTTACTTTCTGGGACCGAATTGTTTCAGCATTCAATGAGACTTGGGAAAATTCAATTGATGCATTCCAATGGGGAATCTTGACTCTTATATTCCTAATTCCTTACATAATAGTAATTCTGATCATCTTATTAATCATTCGTTTTATACTGCGCCCATTGTTTAGAAAGATTAAAAGTGCTTTGCCGAAGAGAAAAGAGAAAACTATAAGTAGAACTAATGAGAACGAAAACAATAATAATACTGAATAA
- the nrdF gene encoding class 1b ribonucleoside-diphosphate reductase subunit beta, with amino-acid sequence MVKPNYTAINWNDIEDTVDKLTWEKLTEQFWLDTRIPVSNDLDDWRRLSKAEQDMLGKVFGGLTLLDTLQSEEGAVVLLDDARTPHEKSVLSNIHFMESVHAKSYSTIFITLNSNTEIDSIFDWTNTDDLIQFKSDKINDAYQNGTPLQKKAASVLLESFLFYSGFYAPLWYLGNNKIPNVAEIIKLILRDESVHGTYIGYKFQLGYNALPEAEQEELKNWVFNLLFELYSNEEKYTSQLYDEIGWTEEVNVFVRYNANKALQNMGFEPLFPDTAEDVNPIVMNGISTGTSNHDFFSQVGNGYLLGEVQAMEDNDYKQWAINDRRAQRMEYRKEKKRRREASKNTQTSMKSTD; translated from the coding sequence ATGGTTAAGCCAAATTATACTGCAATTAATTGGAATGATATTGAAGATACAGTTGATAAGTTAACATGGGAAAAATTAACAGAGCAATTTTGGTTGGATACACGAATTCCCGTATCTAACGATCTAGATGATTGGCGTCGATTATCTAAAGCAGAACAAGATATGCTAGGAAAAGTCTTTGGTGGACTGACTTTATTAGATACACTTCAGTCAGAAGAAGGGGCAGTTGTCTTATTAGATGATGCGAGAACACCACATGAGAAATCAGTTTTAAGTAACATTCATTTTATGGAATCAGTACATGCAAAATCATATTCAACGATTTTCATTACGTTAAACTCTAATACTGAGATTGATTCAATTTTTGATTGGACGAATACAGATGATTTGATTCAATTTAAATCAGATAAAATCAATGACGCCTACCAAAATGGAACACCTCTGCAAAAGAAAGCCGCGAGTGTGCTGTTGGAATCATTCTTATTCTACTCAGGGTTTTATGCACCATTATGGTACTTAGGAAACAATAAAATACCAAATGTTGCGGAGATTATTAAACTAATCCTACGTGATGAGTCTGTTCACGGAACTTACATTGGTTATAAATTCCAACTAGGTTACAATGCCTTACCAGAAGCAGAACAAGAAGAATTGAAGAATTGGGTATTTAACTTATTATTTGAATTATATTCAAATGAAGAAAAATACACATCTCAATTATATGATGAGATTGGTTGGACTGAGGAAGTGAATGTCTTTGTTCGTTACAATGCGAATAAAGCTTTACAGAATATGGGATTTGAACCATTATTCCCCGATACAGCCGAAGATGTGAATCCGATTGTTATGAACGGTATCTCAACTGGGACAAGTAACCATGACTTCTTCTCGCAAGTAGGTAATGGTTATCTACTTGGTGAAGTACAAGCAATGGAAGATAATGATTACAAACAATGGGCCATTAATGACCGCCGCGCTCAACGCATGGAGTACCGCAAAGAGAAGAAACGCAGACGTGAAGCATCAAAAAATACTCAAACGTCTATGAAATCAACGGATTAA
- the nrdE gene encoding class 1b ribonucleoside-diphosphate reductase subunit alpha, with protein MSKTPNEVTYFKLNNELNIPVDNKIPLEKDKEAVRAYFLEHVNPNTVFFYTLDEKLDYLIEHDYLEEEFLNKYDRDFIKKLMQTTYEKKFRFKSFMGAHKFYNQYALKTNDGERYLERFEDRIVFNALFLADGNEELALNLRDELIAQRFQPATPTFLNAGRKRRGEMVSCFLIEISDDMNSIGRSINSALQLSKRGGGVGLNLSNLREEGAPIKKIENAASGVVPVMKLFEDSFSYANQLGQRNGAGAVYLSIFHPDIVRFLSTKKENADEKIRVKTLSLGITVPDKFYELVAEDADMFLFSPYDVERIYGQPFAYVDITEEYENMAQNKEIRKYKVKARELENEISKLQQESGYPYIINIDTANDSNPIDGRIVMSNLCSEILQIQQPSVINDDQTFKEVGIDISCNLGSTNIVNMVDSPDFARSIDTAVRGLTFVTDHTSIDSVPSVRNGNDLNHTIGLGGMGLHTLFAINQIHYGSDESLELTEAFFYALNYWSLVSSNNIARERGETFHNFEHSDYANGTYFDRYIENPFVITDEKVKEIMKHVPLPTAEDWTALKEKIQQDGIYHAYRHAIAPTGSISYVNETSASLHPITRLIEERQEKKTGKTYYPAPQLSNETIDYYESAYDIDMRKVIDVYAAAQRHIDQGMSLTLFMRSELPEGLYPWKRPGDRKMNTRDLNILRNYAWNQGIKSIYYVRTFTDDGDEIGSNYCESCSI; from the coding sequence ATGTCTAAGACACCTAATGAGGTAACTTATTTTAAACTAAATAATGAATTAAACATTCCAGTTGATAATAAAATTCCGCTCGAGAAAGATAAAGAAGCAGTACGGGCCTATTTCTTAGAGCATGTAAATCCAAATACGGTATTCTTCTATACATTAGATGAGAAATTAGATTACTTGATTGAACATGATTACTTGGAAGAGGAGTTTTTAAATAAATATGATCGTGATTTCATCAAGAAATTGATGCAAACAACTTATGAGAAAAAATTCCGCTTTAAATCATTTATGGGTGCTCATAAGTTCTATAATCAATATGCTTTAAAAACAAATGATGGAGAACGTTACTTAGAGCGTTTTGAAGATCGTATTGTGTTTAATGCGCTATTTTTAGCTGATGGTAATGAAGAGCTTGCACTCAACTTACGTGATGAGTTAATTGCACAACGATTCCAACCAGCAACACCTACGTTTCTAAACGCAGGACGTAAACGTCGTGGTGAGATGGTGTCATGCTTCCTAATTGAGATTAGTGATGACATGAATTCAATTGGTCGTAGCATTAATTCAGCACTTCAACTAAGTAAACGTGGTGGGGGAGTAGGACTTAATCTATCGAACTTACGTGAAGAAGGCGCACCGATTAAAAAAATTGAAAATGCCGCATCAGGTGTTGTTCCGGTTATGAAATTATTCGAGGATTCATTCAGTTATGCAAACCAACTAGGTCAACGTAACGGAGCTGGTGCCGTTTATTTATCAATTTTCCATCCGGATATTGTTCGGTTCTTATCAACTAAGAAAGAAAATGCCGATGAAAAAATCCGTGTTAAAACTTTATCACTAGGAATCACTGTCCCAGATAAATTCTACGAATTAGTTGCTGAAGATGCAGATATGTTCTTATTCAGTCCTTATGATGTTGAACGTATTTACGGGCAACCTTTCGCTTATGTCGATATTACAGAAGAGTATGAGAATATGGCTCAAAACAAAGAAATTCGTAAGTATAAAGTTAAAGCCCGTGAGTTAGAGAATGAGATTAGTAAACTACAACAAGAATCTGGATACCCATATATTATTAATATTGATACAGCCAACGATTCGAATCCAATTGATGGGCGTATTGTTATGTCTAACTTATGTTCAGAAATTTTACAAATTCAACAGCCATCTGTAATTAATGACGATCAGACGTTTAAAGAAGTAGGGATTGATATTAGTTGTAACTTAGGTTCAACGAATATTGTGAATATGGTAGATTCTCCAGACTTTGCACGCTCTATTGATACAGCAGTGCGTGGATTAACATTCGTTACAGATCATACGAGTATCGATTCTGTACCAAGTGTCCGTAACGGGAACGACTTAAACCACACAATTGGTCTAGGTGGTATGGGACTACATACATTATTTGCAATCAATCAAATTCACTATGGATCAGACGAATCTTTAGAATTAACAGAAGCATTTTTCTATGCGCTAAACTACTGGTCATTAGTCTCAAGTAATAACATTGCTCGCGAGCGTGGAGAAACATTCCATAACTTTGAACATTCTGACTACGCCAATGGAACATACTTCGATCGTTATATCGAGAACCCATTTGTTATCACAGATGAAAAAGTTAAAGAAATTATGAAACATGTTCCACTTCCAACTGCTGAAGATTGGACTGCTCTAAAGGAGAAAATCCAACAGGATGGAATCTATCATGCATACCGTCATGCGATTGCTCCAACTGGAAGTATTTCGTATGTTAACGAAACAAGTGCTAGCTTACACCCAATTACGCGTTTAATTGAAGAGCGTCAAGAGAAGAAAACAGGGAAAACATATTACCCAGCACCTCAATTATCGAATGAAACGATTGATTATTATGAGTCAGCGTATGATATTGATATGCGTAAAGTAATTGATGTTTATGCAGCAGCTCAACGTCATATTGATCAAGGAATGTCATTAACATTGTTCATGCGCTCAGAATTACCTGAAGGACTTTATCCTTGGAAACGACCTGGTGACAGAAAGATGAATACGAGAGATTTAAACATTCTACGCAATTATGCTTGGAATCAAGGCATTAAATCAATCTACTATGTTCGTACATTCACGGATGACGGGGATGAAATTGGAAGTAACTATTGTGAGAGCTGTTCAATTTAG
- the nrdI gene encoding class Ib ribonucleoside-diphosphate reductase assembly flavoprotein NrdI, which produces MKIVFMTVVGNTRRFVEKLEMDSLELSDANAFSEIQENFIMIAPTYAIEMTDVLNDFLETGNNLSYCKGVVGAGNRNFNDLYCFTAEDISLDYDIPLLHRLEFQGSDNDVKKVKEIVTEIENTNYV; this is translated from the coding sequence ATGAAAATTGTTTTTATGACTGTTGTCGGCAATACCCGACGCTTCGTTGAGAAACTCGAAATGGACTCTTTAGAATTATCTGATGCCAATGCTTTTTCTGAGATTCAAGAAAACTTTATTATGATTGCACCAACTTATGCAATTGAAATGACAGATGTTTTGAATGACTTCTTAGAAACAGGCAATAATTTGTCATATTGTAAAGGAGTCGTTGGAGCAGGAAATCGAAATTTCAATGATCTCTATTGCTTTACAGCAGAGGATATCTCGCTCGATTATGATATTCCGTTGCTACATAGACTTGAATTCCAAGGTTCAGATAATGATGTAAAAAAAGTAAAGGAGATTGTGACTGAAATTGAAAACACCAACTATGTCTAA